One stretch of Zingiber officinale cultivar Zhangliang chromosome 6B, Zo_v1.1, whole genome shotgun sequence DNA includes these proteins:
- the LOC121990003 gene encoding EKC/KEOPS complex subunit bud32-like isoform X1, translating to MDMDIQGVENEAFGFLVKQGAEARVFKSTFVGHLSIVKERFSKKYRHPLLDSKLTVKRLNMEVRCMTKARRLGVPTPILYVVDPILHTLTFEYVDGLSVKEILLDFGLNGIVEEQLDDIAIQIGTTMGKMHDGGLIHGDLTTSNMIIRGETNQLVLIDFGLSFTSTLPEDKAVDLYVLERALLSMHSSCGNVMEKILSTYRKSSKQWSSTMNKLAQVRQRGRKRTMVG from the exons ATGGATATGGACATTCAGGGAGTTGAAAATGAAGCCTTTGGTTTCCTGGTTAAACAGGGGGCAGAAGCT AGGGTGTTCAAGTCAACTTTTGTGGGTCATTTGTCGATTGTGAAAGAACGTTTCTCCAAGAAATATAGGCATCCCTTACTTGATTCAAAGTTGACAGTGAAGCGCTTGAACATG GAAGTTCGCTGCATGACAAAAGCCAGGCGTCTTGGTGTCCCCACTCCAATATTATATGTTGTCGATCCAATTCTGCATACTCTGACATTTGAATACGTGGATGGGCTCTCTGTGAAGGAAATCCTATTAGATTTTGGATTAAATGGTATTGTTGAAGAACAACTAGATGATATTGCTATACAGATAGGAACTACAATGGGAAAAATGCACGATGGGGGTCTTATCCATGGTGATTTGACCACTTCAAATATGATTATTAGGGGAGAGACTAATCAGTTG GTTCTTATAGACTTTGGTCTGAGTTTCACATCAACTCTTCCTGAAGATAAAGCAGTCGATCTATATGTGTTAGAGAGAGCTTTGTTATCAATGCATTCTTCATGTGGAAATGTG ATGGAAAAAATACTGTCAACCTATAGAAAGTCTTCAAAGCAGTGGTCATCCACGATGAACAAGCTAGCTCAAG TGAGACAGCGAGGCCGAAAACGTACCATGGTAGGATGA
- the LOC121990003 gene encoding EKC/KEOPS complex subunit bud32-like isoform X2: MDMDIQGVENEAFGFLVKQGAEARVFKSTFVGHLSIVKERFSKKYRHPLLDSKLTVKRLNMEVRCMTKARRLGVPTPILYVVDPILHTLTFEYVDGLSVKEILLDFGLNGIVEEQLDDIAIQIGTTMGKMHDGGLIHGDLTTSNMIIRGETNQLVLIDFGLSFTSTLPEDKAVDLYVLERALLSMHSSCGNVLFCLYRWKKYCQPIESLQSSGHPR, translated from the exons ATGGATATGGACATTCAGGGAGTTGAAAATGAAGCCTTTGGTTTCCTGGTTAAACAGGGGGCAGAAGCT AGGGTGTTCAAGTCAACTTTTGTGGGTCATTTGTCGATTGTGAAAGAACGTTTCTCCAAGAAATATAGGCATCCCTTACTTGATTCAAAGTTGACAGTGAAGCGCTTGAACATG GAAGTTCGCTGCATGACAAAAGCCAGGCGTCTTGGTGTCCCCACTCCAATATTATATGTTGTCGATCCAATTCTGCATACTCTGACATTTGAATACGTGGATGGGCTCTCTGTGAAGGAAATCCTATTAGATTTTGGATTAAATGGTATTGTTGAAGAACAACTAGATGATATTGCTATACAGATAGGAACTACAATGGGAAAAATGCACGATGGGGGTCTTATCCATGGTGATTTGACCACTTCAAATATGATTATTAGGGGAGAGACTAATCAGTTG GTTCTTATAGACTTTGGTCTGAGTTTCACATCAACTCTTCCTGAAGATAAAGCAGTCGATCTATATGTGTTAGAGAGAGCTTTGTTATCAATGCATTCTTCATGTGGAAATGTG TTGTTTTGCCTGTACAGATGGAAAAAATACTGTCAACCTATAGAAAGTCTTCAAAGCAGTGGTCATCCACGATGA